A single Salmo trutta chromosome 14, fSalTru1.1, whole genome shotgun sequence DNA region contains:
- the LOC115208029 gene encoding transmembrane protein 233 — MSRPLALEPIRGHLGVKSSLNGSADFDRLSFMGEQHPPPPLHSYLWLTILTCFCPAYPVNIVALVFSVLSRKSYELQDYDGSRRLGQKALQVAIASIIIGLLIVAIFIIVHFTTYKF, encoded by the exons ATGTCCCGTCCTCTGGCTCTGGAGCCGATAAGAGGGCATTTGGGTGTTAAGAGTTCCCTAAATGGGAGTGCAGACTTTGACAGACTTAGTTTTATGGGGGAACAGCATCCTCCACCTCCCCTTCACAGTTACCTGTGGCTAACAATCCTCACCTGCTTCTGCCCTGCGTACCCAGTCAACATTGTAGCTCTGGTCTTTTCAGTACTG TCCAGGAAAAGTTATGAGTTGCAAGACTATGACGGCTCGCGACGACTGGGTCAGAAAGCTCTCCAAGTGGCCATCGCCTCCATCATCATCGGCCTCCTCATCGTCGCCATATTTATCATCGTTCACTTCACCACG TATAAATTTTAG